A DNA window from Onthophagus taurus isolate NC chromosome 1, IU_Otau_3.0, whole genome shotgun sequence contains the following coding sequences:
- the LOC111420532 gene encoding uncharacterized protein isoform X1, producing MWSNVYLFRYILPIGFLLIIICENANGGDIYWREYNIDVPIDAVPAGHGLYVGQSILDGILTPGTIYPTAAKFVTEHYGKKEKTNDIKILCSQNPLRFKWEYIDVSNIPKNLVHRLVEGGYQSNLRWYIGRAFHQTEWRIGKVDLTGLKSLLIWNNDGTLQRLYDFEILTYV from the exons ATGTGGAG taatgtttatttatttagatatATACTTCCAATTGGATTTCTCTTAATTATAATATGCGAAAATG ccAATGGAGGAGATATCTATTGGCGTGAGTACAATATTGATGTTCCAATTGATGCCGTACCCGCTGGACATGGTTTATATGTTGGTCAAAGTATTCTTGATGGTATTTTAACTCCGGGAACAATATATCCGACAGCTGCCAAGTTTGTTACAGAACATTAtggaaaaaaggaaaaaacaaATGACATAAAA atattgTGCTCTCAAAATCCATTACGATTTAAGTGGGAATACATAGATGTGAGTAATATTCCGAAAAATTTAGTACACAGATTAGTAGAAGGAGGTTACCAAAGCAACTTACGTTGGTATATTGGAAGGGCTTTTCATCAAACTGAATGGCGAATTGGAAAGGTTGACCTTACCGGgctaaaaagtttattaatttggAATAACGACGGTACACTACAAAGACTTTACGATTTCGAAATTTTAACGTATGTTTGA
- the LOC111420532 gene encoding uncharacterized protein isoform X2 — protein MWRYILPIGFLLIIICENANGGDIYWREYNIDVPIDAVPAGHGLYVGQSILDGILTPGTIYPTAAKFVTEHYGKKEKTNDIKILCSQNPLRFKWEYIDVSNIPKNLVHRLVEGGYQSNLRWYIGRAFHQTEWRIGKVDLTGLKSLLIWNNDGTLQRLYDFEILTYV, from the exons ATGTGGAG atatATACTTCCAATTGGATTTCTCTTAATTATAATATGCGAAAATG ccAATGGAGGAGATATCTATTGGCGTGAGTACAATATTGATGTTCCAATTGATGCCGTACCCGCTGGACATGGTTTATATGTTGGTCAAAGTATTCTTGATGGTATTTTAACTCCGGGAACAATATATCCGACAGCTGCCAAGTTTGTTACAGAACATTAtggaaaaaaggaaaaaacaaATGACATAAAA atattgTGCTCTCAAAATCCATTACGATTTAAGTGGGAATACATAGATGTGAGTAATATTCCGAAAAATTTAGTACACAGATTAGTAGAAGGAGGTTACCAAAGCAACTTACGTTGGTATATTGGAAGGGCTTTTCATCAAACTGAATGGCGAATTGGAAAGGTTGACCTTACCGGgctaaaaagtttattaatttggAATAACGACGGTACACTACAAAGACTTTACGATTTCGAAATTTTAACGTATGTTTGA